In Choloepus didactylus isolate mChoDid1 chromosome 18, mChoDid1.pri, whole genome shotgun sequence, a single genomic region encodes these proteins:
- the LOC119514007 gene encoding RNA-binding protein 3-like, producing MSSEEGKLFVGGLNFNTDEQALEDHFSSFGPLSEVVVVKDRETQRSRGFGFITFTSPEHASDAMQAMNGESLDGRQIRVDHAGKSARGTRGGAFGGHGRGRSYSRGGGDQGYGSSQYDSRPGGYGYGYGYGRSRDYGGRWVAKGLGHHGSAASP from the coding sequence ATGTCAtctgaagaaggaaaacttttcGTGGGAGGGCTCAACTTCAACACCGACGAGCAGGCATTGGAAGACCACTTCAGCAGCTTCGGGCCTCTCTCTGAAGTGGTTGTTGTCAAGGACCGGGAGACTCAGCGGTCCCGAGGTTTTGGCTTCATCACTTTCACCAGTCCAGAGCATGCCTCAGATGCCATGCAAGCCATGAATGGAGAGTCCCTGGATGGCCGCCAGATCCGTGTGGACCATGCGGGCAAGTCAGCCCGGGGAACCAGAGGGGGTGCCTTTGGGGGTCATGGGCGTGGTCGCAGCTACTCTAGAGGTGGTGGGGACCAGGGATATGGGAGCAGCCAGTATGATAGTCGGCCTGgaggatatggatatggatatggatatggaagGTCCAGAGACTATGGTGGCAGGTGGGTAGCTAAGGGGTTGGGGCATCATGGCAGTGCTGCTTCTCCATAA